CGGCAGTCCCAGCACAACGACGACTCCGAGCACGGCTGTAAACGCGATCGAAGAGGCCACATCGTCGCCGTCGGCGTCGATGATCGGTGCCACCGCCGCGATCGCCGAGTTACCGCAGATCGAATTGCCGCACGCCACCAGGATGGACATGCGCAACGGCAGGCCGAGCAGGCGGCAGATCAGATAACTGGTCGCAATGGCGACCACCACGATGCCGGCGATCCCCAGGATCAGGGCCGGTCCGAGCGCCGCTGCGGCGCTGGCGCTGACGGACGCGCCGAGCAAGACCACGGCGACCTCCAGCAGGATCTTGGCGCTGAACTGGATGCCGGCGTTCCAGTACGAACCGGGTGTCCAGGCCGCCCGGATGGCGACCCCCAGCACGATCGCGATCACCAGCGCTTCAAGGTAAGGCTGGCCCGCAAACTCGACTTCAACCGCCTGAAGCAGCATGGCGACGACGGTTACGGCAACGCAGAGGAGCATGCCGGGCAGGAGACGAATTGCGTTTTCGATCAACGGACTGCTCCGGTTCCGGCATTCCTGACGGTGATACCGGAAGTGCGGCTCATGCTATTCCTCGGTTGGCGCAATCGCATCGCCCGCGCCAATGCTGCCGCCGGCGATCACCTCGGCATAGATCCCGCATTCATTGTGGCCGAGGCGGCGCATCAGCGTGTTCGGGATCGAGAGGTCGCGCGCGCCGGTGTCCGGATCGACATTGACGGCGGCGCATCGGACGATGCGCTTGACCACCTTGAGCCTGACGCCGTCGATGGCGAGTATCCGGTCGAGCTGCTCGAACTCATGCCAGGCCGGCCAGCCTTCGACATAGAGGTTGGCGCGGAAACGCAGCGGATCGACGGGGTGTTCGACCATGTTCTCGATGGCGCGGACGCTCGCCAGATTGATAATCGAGACCACCTTGCGGGCCACGTCCGAAAAGCTGTGGCCCGGGCTGGTCAGGATTTTGGGCGGTCCCTTGATCTCGCCGGCATATCGGCTGGCAAAGAACTGCTCGATCGCGGTCCGGCCTCCGGCCGTTTCGAGGTTGCCCTCGGCCGCGACCGCGCCGTCCTGGCGGATGGTCAGGACGTGGGTGGCATCGTCGAAATGGGTGCGCAGCGGCGCCAGCCACTCGTCCCGCTGCAGCATCAGGAAGTGGGGCTTTGACAGCCATTTCGGCTCGGCCGGATCGAAACCCGAGGGGCCGTTCTCGATGGCGTAGCGGCGGTCGGCCGCCAGCGTCTCGCCGGGAAGAAGCTCGGCGCGCTGGAGCGGCTCCGGGGAGAGCCCTTTGACGGGATAGCGGTAGATACCGGCGATCGTCGCCGACGGGGACGGGGTCATTCGGCCTTGTAGGAGATTCCCTCAAGCCGCGCCACCGTCCCGAAATTGCAAGCCGGCCTCTTCCGTTTCGGCCGTCGATGCCCACATTTGCGTCAAGCCTGAAAAAATGACGGCGACGACCGCCGGCCGGTTGAGGAAAGTCAACGCGGCCGCGCGGAAACCCAATGAAGATGCCGTATTCATGCCTTAGGGGTGGGGACGGCAGGCCGAGGGAAATCAAGAATGAATATTGAAAAATACACCGAGCGGGCGCGCGGCTTTATCCAGTCTGCGCAATCGCTGGCGGTGCGCGACGGTCACCAGCAGTTCTCGTCGCTGCACATGCTGAAAGTGCTGCTGGACGACAGCGAGGGTCTTGCCGGCGGCCTGATCGACCGCGCCGGCGGTAATTCCCGCGCCATCCTCAAAGCCACCGAGGATGCCCTCGCCAAGCTGCCGAAGGTCTCCGGAAGCGGCGCAGGTCAGGTCTATCTTGCCCCCGATCTGGCGCGCGCCTTCGATGCGGCGGAAAAGGCCGCCGAAAAGGCCGGAGACAGCTTTGTCACGGTCGAGCGGCTGCTGCTCGGGCTGACGCTCGAGAAGGGCAGCGAGGCCGGCGCGATCCTGAGCAAGGGCGGCGTCACGCCGCAGAACCTCAACGCGGCGATTGAATCGCTGCGCAAGGGACGCACCGCGGACAGCGCCACGGCCGAAAACGCCTATGACGCGCTGAAGAAGTATTCGCGCGATCTGACGCAGGCCGCGCGCGAGGGCAAGCTCGATCCCGTGATCGGGCGCGACGAGGAAATCCGCCGCACCATCCAGGTGCTCTCGCGCCGGACCAAGAACAATCCCGTGCTGATCGGCGAGCCCGGCGTCGGCAAAACCGCGATCGTCGAGGGTCTGGCGCTTCGGATCCTCAACGGTGACGTGCCGGAAAGCCTGAAAGACAAGAAGCTCCTGTCGCTCGACCTCGGCGCGCTGATTGCAGGCGCGAAATACCGCGGCGAGTTCGAGGAACGGCTGAAGGCCGTGCTGCAGGAGGTCACTTCGGCCGAAGGCAGCATCATCCTGTTCATCGACGAAATGCATACGCTGATCGGCGCCGGCAAGGCCGACGGCGCGATGGACGCGTCCAATCTCTTGAAGCCGGCGCTGGCACGCGGCGAACTGCATTGCATCGGCGCCACCACGCTCGACGAATACCGCAAGCACGTCGAAAAGGACGCCGCCCTGGCGCGCCGGTTCCAGCCGATCTTCGTCAGCGAGCCCACGGTCGAGGACACCATCTCGATCCTGCGCGGCCTAAAGGACAAATACGAGCAGCACCACGGCGTGCGTATCACCGACTCCGCGTTGGTGGCGGCGACTACGCTGTCGAACCGCTACATCACCGACCGTTTCCTGCCCGACAAGGCCATCGATTTGATGGACGAGGCGGCGGCACGGCTGAAGATGCAGGTCGATTCCAAGCCGGAAGAACTCGATTCGATGGATCGGGAAATCATCCGGCTGAAGATCGAGCAGGAGGCGCTCAAGAAGGAAACCGATGCCGGCTCGAAGAGCCGTCTGCAGACGCTGGAAAAGGAACTCGCCGATCTCGAGGAGAAATCGGCGGTCCTGACCTCGCGCTGGAGCGCTGAGAAAAACAAGCTCTCCAACGCACAGAAACTGAAGAGCGAACTCGACGGCTTGCGCATCGAATTGGCCAACGCGCAGCGCAAAGGCGAATTCCAGCGCGCGGGCGAACTCGCCTATGGCCGGATTCCCGAGCTGGAAAAGCGGCTCGCCGATATCGAAGCCAACGAGAACCCCGGCGAGATGATGGAGGAGGCGGTGACCGCCAACCACATCGCGCAGGTGGTGTCGCGCTGGACCGGCGTTCCCGTTGACAAGATGCTGGAAGGCGAAAAGGACAAGCTCCTGAGAATGGAGGGGTCACTCGGCAAGCGCGTGGTCGGCCAGGCCGAAGCGGTGCGTGCGGTGGCAACCGCCGTGCGCCGCTCGCGCGCCGGCCTGCAGGACCCGAACCGCCCGATGGGCTCGTTCATGTTCTTAGGCCCGACCGGCGTCGGCAAGACCGAACTGACCAAGGCGCTGGCCGAATATCTGTTCAACGACGAGACCGCGATGGTCCGCCTCGACATGTCCGAATTCATGGAAAAGCATTCGGTGGCGCGGCTGATCGGCGCGCCTCCCGGCTATGTCGGCTATGACGAGGGCGGCGTTCTGACCGAAGCGGTTCGGCGGCGGCCCTATCAGGTGGTGCTGTTCGACGAAATCGAGAAGGCGCATCCCGATGTCTTCAACGTGCTGCTGCAGGTGCTCGATGACGGCCGGCTGACCGATGGTCAGGGCCGCACCGTCGATTTCCGCAACACGCTGATCATCATGACCTCGAACCTCGGTTCGGAATTCCTGGTGAACCAGCCTGAAGGCGAGGATACGTCGGTGGTGCGCGAGCAGGTGATGGGCATGGTGCGTGCGCATTTCCGGCCCGAGTTCCTCAACCGCGTCGACGAGATCATCCTGTTCCACCGCTTGCAGAAGAGCGAGATGGGCCGGATCGTCGAGATCCAGTTCGCTCGGCTCCAGAAGCTGCTGGAAGAGCGCAAGATCGTGCTCACGCTCGATGCCGCGGCGCGCGACTGGCTGGCGGCCAAGGGCTGGGATCCCGCCTATGGCGCCCGGCCCCTGAAGCGGGTGATCCAGCGCAACCTGCAGGATCCGCTGGCGGAGATGATCCTCGCCGGCGAGGTCAAGGATGGCGATCGCGTCGTGATCTCGACCGAGGGCAACGTGCTGACCTTCAACGGCAAGGCATCGCAAACCGCCGAGATCGCGCAATTCGAGGCGCCGGTCCCGAAACGGAAGCTGAACTAGGCCAAGTATCAGGCGACAGTCAATCGACTGGATGCATCCTGTCAGCACAGGGTGCATCCAGGCGGATTTGCTATTCCGTCACCTGACCGATCGCCGGGCTGCCGCCCCTGTCGTCCTCATCCTCGCTCGGCTCAAGCTCAGAGAGGATATCGACCAGTTCGCGAACGCGGCCGGTTGCGAGCGGTCTGCCGGCATTCAGCAGCGGCTCGTCATTGACTATCCAAGCCTGGGCTTCTGCCAGTTCGTCCACGCTCGCGCCAGTTCCGATGATCTGGGCGATGGTGACATCGTCAGCCCCGCTGATCGCCTTGATAACATCGTCCCGAGTAACGCGTTTCATGGCTGCTCATTTCGTAAGGCTGCGCCGCTTGCCGCAACGCTGCGCCCTCCCGCTGTCGATGACGGCGAGGCGGTCGCGCAAACGTCTCAGCGGCCCGTGGTAAACCGCGGCGGGTTCTGGGTCATCATCCAGATTTCGATCGCCGCAAGCACCGCCACGGCGGCGCCGATCAGCACATGAACCGTCATGGCCGTGGTTCCGTGGAAGCCCAATACCCAAGGCGATACCAGCGCCCACAATCCGACGATCAGGTTCAGCCACTCTTCCCAGACCGCGAACGCAGCCAGCGCTGCGATCGCGAGGATCGCAATGACCAGGCCGGAGAGGGTGGCGTTCTGGGAGATTTTCCCGGCGTCGAAGCCGAACATCCACGGCGAAACGAACAGAATCGCGCCGAGGACAAGGTTGGCGACGTCGCACAACTTTGCATTGGTCCAATTCTCCATGACACATCCTCCATTGAAGATTTGCCAACAAAAGCTAACCGGGGAGCGGCCGTTTGGGTTCCACGGTGGTGGAACATTCTTTGATGGAACAAATGGGCCGGACGGCTGGCTCCTGAACCAAGGCAAGAGTGTGTTCCCGCACGAAGGCGAAACGCGGCGCGAGCATCGCTGGCGTGCTGGACGACCGGCGATTTGAAGTCGCCGATA
The Bradyrhizobium sp. KBS0727 genome window above contains:
- a CDS encoding MOSC domain-containing protein, whose product is MTPSPSATIAGIYRYPVKGLSPEPLQRAELLPGETLAADRRYAIENGPSGFDPAEPKWLSKPHFLMLQRDEWLAPLRTHFDDATHVLTIRQDGAVAAEGNLETAGGRTAIEQFFASRYAGEIKGPPKILTSPGHSFSDVARKVVSIINLASVRAIENMVEHPVDPLRFRANLYVEGWPAWHEFEQLDRILAIDGVRLKVVKRIVRCAAVNVDPDTGARDLSIPNTLMRRLGHNECGIYAEVIAGGSIGAGDAIAPTEE
- the clpB gene encoding ATP-dependent chaperone ClpB; amino-acid sequence: MNIEKYTERARGFIQSAQSLAVRDGHQQFSSLHMLKVLLDDSEGLAGGLIDRAGGNSRAILKATEDALAKLPKVSGSGAGQVYLAPDLARAFDAAEKAAEKAGDSFVTVERLLLGLTLEKGSEAGAILSKGGVTPQNLNAAIESLRKGRTADSATAENAYDALKKYSRDLTQAAREGKLDPVIGRDEEIRRTIQVLSRRTKNNPVLIGEPGVGKTAIVEGLALRILNGDVPESLKDKKLLSLDLGALIAGAKYRGEFEERLKAVLQEVTSAEGSIILFIDEMHTLIGAGKADGAMDASNLLKPALARGELHCIGATTLDEYRKHVEKDAALARRFQPIFVSEPTVEDTISILRGLKDKYEQHHGVRITDSALVAATTLSNRYITDRFLPDKAIDLMDEAAARLKMQVDSKPEELDSMDREIIRLKIEQEALKKETDAGSKSRLQTLEKELADLEEKSAVLTSRWSAEKNKLSNAQKLKSELDGLRIELANAQRKGEFQRAGELAYGRIPELEKRLADIEANENPGEMMEEAVTANHIAQVVSRWTGVPVDKMLEGEKDKLLRMEGSLGKRVVGQAEAVRAVATAVRRSRAGLQDPNRPMGSFMFLGPTGVGKTELTKALAEYLFNDETAMVRLDMSEFMEKHSVARLIGAPPGYVGYDEGGVLTEAVRRRPYQVVLFDEIEKAHPDVFNVLLQVLDDGRLTDGQGRTVDFRNTLIIMTSNLGSEFLVNQPEGEDTSVVREQVMGMVRAHFRPEFLNRVDEIILFHRLQKSEMGRIVEIQFARLQKLLEERKIVLTLDAAARDWLAAKGWDPAYGARPLKRVIQRNLQDPLAEMILAGEVKDGDRVVISTEGNVLTFNGKASQTAEIAQFEAPVPKRKLN
- a CDS encoding SPW repeat protein; translation: MENWTNAKLCDVANLVLGAILFVSPWMFGFDAGKISQNATLSGLVIAILAIAALAAFAVWEEWLNLIVGLWALVSPWVLGFHGTTAMTVHVLIGAAVAVLAAIEIWMMTQNPPRFTTGR